Genomic window (Takifugu rubripes chromosome 1, fTakRub1.2, whole genome shotgun sequence):
ccgtgtgtttccccagggataaatcattacaatcttagccctgctgaggttgactctgttgctgaaggtgcagcaacctcactgagaatcacgcttgattctgttgcccccctgaaaaagaaaatagtaaatcagaggaggtgtgccccctggtataattcacatatcaggaccctcaagcagaaagtgcgaagactggaaaggaagtggcattcttgtaaaatagacagctatcatgtagcctggaaagactgtctattagtttacaaaaaggcccttcgcaaggctagaacagcttattcttcttctttaattgaggaaaataagagcaaccccaggtttcttttcagcactgtggccaaattaactaagagtcacagtgttttagatccacgtatcccttcttcccttagtggtgaagacttcatgagcttcttcactgataaagttctagctatcagagagaaagcttaccaggccatcccaacaactggaccatcaccagatgtgctgactgtgggaacatacaggttctccaacgagcccttaaactccttcactcctatatatttttctgaggcgttatcactaattcagaaatccaagaccaccacgtgtcttttagatcccatccccatcccctgttgaaggatgttttaccattgataggcagtcctatcctggaccagatcaatggttctttagtgacaggttatgtaccccggtcctacaaggtggcagtgattaagccgttgcttaaaaaaacatcactagatcctgatgtatgagcaaattataggccaatatccaaccttccttttatctctaaagttcttgagaaggtggtggtgactcagttactggagcacctgcagaggaacaacctgtttgagatgtttcagtcaggttttagagctcatcacagcacagaaacagcacttcttaaagttactaatgatcttctcatagcttcagatcatggactggtctctatgctggttctgctggatctcagtgctgcttttgatacagttgatcacagcatcctgttacagagactggaacatgtgattgggattaaagggacagcactagactggtttagatcatatttatctgatagataccagtttgctcatgtccatggtgttccctcctcatacagtagggttagccatggagttcctcaaggttctgtacttggaccaatcctcttcaccttgtacatgcttcccttagggaacattatttggcagcatgggataaattttcattgttatgctgatgacactcagctttatttatccatgaaaccagaggagacagagaagttagtgaagctccagacctgtcttaaagacataaagtcctggatgtcttcacatttcctcctccttaacccaggaaaaactgaggtcatggtgtttggtcctgaacctctcagggatagattagatcacatgatcactctagatggtatctcattaacatctagtctctctgtgaggaatctaggagtacattttaatcaaaatctctccttcaactcacacattaaattagtctctagaagtgccttttttcacctaaggaacatcacaaagatcaggaagctactggcgcggcatgatgctgaaaagttagtccatgcatttgttacttccaggctggactattgtaattctttattattagggtgtccaaacaactctttaagaagcctccaattgatccaaaatgctgcagccacagttgtgacaggtattgacaaaagagatcacataactcctgtaatggcgtcgcttcactggctgcccgttaaatttagaataatttttaaaacccttcttttgacctacaaggtcctcagaggcctagctccatcctacctggaggagctagtgataccttatcagcccaatagaccgctccgctctcagaatgctggtctacttgtggttcccagagtttctaggagtagaatggggggccgagcatttagataccaggcccccctgctatggaaccagctccctgtcgaggtacgggaggctgactccattgctacttttaagatcagacttaaaaccttcctctttgaaaaagcttattgttgttaattctgtagttccagttattatcatagacagacaaattatcatacttagggggtcgtctaatcgttaggtcacatcttagctatgctgttataggccaaggctgccggggtccggaaacatgatcacctgacaggcctctgtcaccccattgggtcatggtttcctctcctctggacccctcccctcccctctcctctcctctcctctcctctcctcttccccctccttctccctctcctctccttctcctctccttctcctcttcacccagccggccatcagcaggagggtccccctacatgagcctggtcctgctcaaggtttcttcctgttaaaggggagtttttccttgccactgttgcttgtctgaggTTAGGCcatgggattctggaaagcaccttgaaacaattttgattgtataagacgctatataaataaagattgatttgatttgatttaatggAGGGGAAAGAttaagaaaaatgttttaatgaagTATATCACATTTCATCATTGGCATGTAACCCCACATACCTTGAGATGCAACTTGCATCATGTACTGTCCAAACTCTATtgctccacctgcaggaaagACGATTTTAAAAGTCGCACTGCCCTCCCAGCCACCTGTCAGAGTAGAGGAATCAATGTATGTGTTGTGTGATGCACAAACCTTAAACTTGTATTTGAAATTTATCCACAAAGTTGTGAATAATTTCAAAAAAGTTGTATAACTGAACACAAATGTACCTCCAGGCTCCGCGTTGATTGTTCCCTTAATATAATTGGCACCTAGTACAGGTTGCTTGATCTCGCAGCCTTTTATTAGGTAGAAGGGCATCATGAAGGACTGTAGCACATCACGCCCTTTAGCCAGAAAAATCACCTGAGAAAGACGGAATGTGTTAGATCTCATATAGGCCTCTAAGCCAAAGCTTCTTTTGCCTTCCATTTTGGACACGGAGAAAACAAAAGCTGCTTATAAGTAGAGAAGTCCAGCAGATATGTCATCAGTCACAGATTTAGCTAGCATCTTCATCTGGGTAAATGATTAGAGTTTCTGGTTTCTTACCCTGTATGGAGTAAGATAGATGCTGCCCttcttgctttttctgaaagcTTCAGGCAAACTGTCCGCATCGGAGAGAACCAGCTCCACGTTCTCACGACTTATCAAAACACTGatcacacaaagaaaacaaagcatttCAACTGCCTAAAGATTTTGTCTATAAAGGCATTCCTGTTACACTACATCTTTTTGTCAGCTTATAAacgtaaaacaaaaaaacaaacattcgacatatatatatattcacatATATATATTCATAATGAATCAAAATTCAATGTCATAtctttgaaattaaaatgagatCCCTGGGTTTAGATTTCAATCCAGTGCCTTAACAGGAGCCATTAATTGCGTGTACTAAATAGTATAGTGGAAAATGGATTAGACTATCTAGTGACAGGTGTAAGGACTGGTGCAGGTTGACCTAAAATGATTTAATTATTATGCAAGTTGTAGAAGGATCACTGTGGTTGTGGCTATGGAACACATTTTCTACAGTTTAAGAGGCCTATATACAAGCAAGCATGAGTCTgattaattttaaaattctctgatAAAGTAGCATTTCTCTCTAAATATCCATATATAGATTTATGTAATCGCAGGTGATTGTGTCGATGATATATCACATTGAAGTCCTTGTTAGACACAATACAATATTTTGTTTAGGAAAAAGTACAATTCATTATTGTAAAGTCTTCCCTTTAATCTCCGTTGGTTTAATATTGGTGATGATCTATGTGGTACTATTTGTTTCGTCACCTGTATGATGTAATATAACGAAGATAATCGCTACttaattcattttattataataAGCAAATAGAAAAGATGCACGCTTCTATCTTTACATTAAAGCTTTGGGGGAGTCTGGCTCGAAAGTGGACACTTGACTCGTTAGCTAAGTTAGCTTATTATTTCCGTTACCTTTCACTGTTGTTGATGATAACTCCACCGGACTCAGAGTTGTTCTGGTTCAGAGACATGTCGCAGGGTTCTTTAACAACAATACAGGCTGTGAGGGTCTTCTATCAGGAAAATTTATCCAGAATTCGAGCCAAGGCTCCGATAGCGGACCTCTCTACGCTGACAGAAGGGATGTTTTGAGTCTTACTGCACCTGCTCTTCCGCGTTACATTAAGACCCGCCCCCACATGACGTAACAGAAGACGTCAACATTAACGTCGTATACTGCCAAGCTCTATGTTTATTACCTTGGGAATAGTTTTGGTCTATAATCAACAGGCCCTGTGATAtactcgctgtgtgtgtgtgtgtgtgtgtgtggtgtgtgtgtgtgtgtgtgtgtgtgtgtgtgtgtgtgtgtgtgtgtgtgtgtgtgtgtgtgtctaagcaGGCTGTGCTGGGTAACCATGATGCTATTTGCAGGTATGTACCCTAAAAACATGCTGTTTTTGACACCTTGTCAAAAACTGATATCAAACAGAACAATATTCAATGATAAGTTTTCTAATTCACTTAGTTTAAATAAGTTTAGATCCTTAGAAGCTGGTAGATTTTCTAAATCCTCTTTGGGATGGCAATATAGATGAACTGTTATATGGATGATTGCTCACAAACAATACCTTTAAGGTGTTAAATTGTGCCACAACATTTAGGCATTTGTAGTTCAAGACAAAGCACAATTATATTCAGGAtgcaggatttttaaaaaaacaactcaaaagaGTTATTTACAATTTCTGCATTGTAAAACATTTTATATAAATACTTGCACTATATGACAGGCCAGTTTTTCCTTCtgtacttaaaaaaaaccccacatcaGACGGcataaaacacaacagacagcCTCTTAACAGAACATATAAAAAGTAACACAGGCTAAGTCTACTAATATGCAAACCTGAATACTGGAAATCAGCTGCATTAGAGTATTCTATTCAATGATGATATTAATGTGATAAAACAAGTGTGCCAGAGAAATGTCTGAAAGTGTTTGAAGCCACTAATGTTACCACCTTCAGGAGGAAGTGATCACTTCCGGCTTCTATGTGATCTTTCTACAAGACAACGCTTCCCTATACCACAGAGGCACACTAACACACACGACAGTATTATACCAGACAGAATCTGGATATAAATCATAATGTCCATGCAAAATGAGCATCAGAGCGCTGAAGACAAGCCACAGCAAACACCTGAAAAGGTAACGAGAAAATATTTTTCTGGATGATTTAGAAATTTTACTAAATATTGGTTTCGGTTTGGTTTCCTGTCACATTCATAGCATGACACCACTGTGATAGGGGGATTTTAAAGCTTTCTGAAAAttaacttttaaaaataaacttttatttgtcatttctaTTTTGGTCTTAAGCACTATAAATTGTTATTTGCATTTATGTAAAAACGCCACATCAAAAGATGTTAGCTCTGAGTCACGTTGGTCCAGAGCCTATTTAAAGATGCAGTGACTTTGAGTCATTGCAGCCTAAAAACACTCCACTGAATGTATCTGTAGGCCAGTGTCTCAGCTAGGAAGATCAGCTAACGGACGAAAATCAGTCCTCCAGCTGACAGTAAAAGGCTTACCGCGTTAATCTTAGATGCGGATATTCATTTACCGGTTGTTCGGGGTATGCCTCGGTGGTCTGTAGCATATATGCtacaatcaaaatagtctctagGCACTTTatagaaacccagggcctgatccccaacaagcaacagtggcaagaataaactcccttttaacaggaagaaaccttgagcaggaccaggctcatatgagAGGTCCTCCCTgcaaaggaggagaagggggaggacagaagtAGGAGAGAAGAGACACTTcttgctgatggctggctgggtaaagaaagaggagaagggagaggaacAGGAGAGAATAGATATCATAAATgcaaatttttttttacacagagGATTTTAGGGTCTCTCGTCCAGACTACTTGCAAACACAGTTGTTTTAAGATCAATAACCACAAGGTCCCTCAGATCCTTTGTTTGTAATATTGATGTTTGATCCTATTTCTGCGTAATGTCATGTATGTTTCTATTTGTTCATGTGGCATTTTCATTTGCAGTTCTCCTTACACTAGTAGGCACTGCCATTGGACCTTAATATGAAGGGCTTTCTCCCAACAGTAATTGCTATTAGGATGGGGCATTCtaccaaggaggttatgtgacagctggcatctgtcagcaaaataactcaaaagttAAGACtgtattttaatgaaattttcaggaaatgttaatCATGGACGAAGGAGGAAGAGATAattaaattttggtgatgtcCAGATTCTGGACatactttgacctttgaccttccaaagGGCTCCAGTATATTATGTAACAACATAATAGGATAATTTGTGAGGTTTTGTGTaattttcttgaccactttatccctttcatggtcacagggagggtgcacataCAGGCGAAAGCCGGGTAccccccctggatgagttgtcaGCTCATCACAGGCCCCTATGTGATCTAGGCATGATTACACAATGGGCCCAGACCAGACCCTCCACCCATCAAtcaaatctcccaacaaactgcATCAAACCAGAAAAAATGTGCTGGTGTTAATAGTTATTTCCCTATTAAATGTAAACACTTTAATCTTTGCTTTCCAGGAAGGCGGTTCAGCAAAACATCCACAGATGAATGAGTCATGCAATAATCTAAAATTTTATCTCATGTGTTCTGTTTTTATATCTGTTGTAGTGCCTAGGGCATATACTGAGGGAGCAAATTAGTATTATTTCTAATACATGCAAACAGTGGATGACTCTGACCATCTGCAGTGACTCTCAAGAGTGATGAAACATCATATCTAAAGATAATTCCAATCGGCCTACAGTGGGATAGCATTAATATAAATCCTATTTCTACTGTATTTTAGACtcttaaaataacaataacttTGGTGAACATGTTTAACATATTTGCTTAACGAAGGACATAATTACGTTATAGTTATTCTGCAAAGAAAGTTTAATTTGTAATGGACATGATATAGATAAAGCTGAATTTAACTGCATTAGGATAATgtgtgggctcaccacctgcaggaggggccaagggggtcgggtgcattgtgttttgggtagcagccggaggcagggaccttggcggtctgattcccggctgcacaaactggctctagggacatggaatgtcacctctctggtgggaaaggagcctgagttggtgcgcgaggttgagaagttccgactagatatagttggcctcacctcgatgcacggcaagggctctggagccagtcttcttgagaggggttggactctctaccactctggagttgccgatggtgagaggcgacgagcaggggtggcaattctggttgctccccagctcagtgcctgtgtattggagtttaccccggtggatgagagggtagccccccttcgccttcgggtggggggacggatcctgactgttgtttgtgcctatggtccaaacagcagttcagcgcatccaccctttttggagtccttagagggagtgctggagagtgccccttctgggggctccctcgtcctcctgggtgacttcaatgctcacgttggcaatgacagtgtgacctggagaggtgtgattgggaagaacggcccccctgatctgaacccgagtggtgttttgttattggacttctgtgctcgtctcagattgtccataacgaacaccttgttcagacataaaggcatccacatgtacacttggcaccaggacgccttaggccgcagattgatgatcgactttgtggttgtgtcatcggatttgcggccgcatgttctggacactcgagtgaagagaggggcggagctgtcaactgatcaccacctggtggtgagttggctccgatggtggggaaggatgccggacagacctggcaggcccaaacgtgttgtgagggtctgctgggaacacctggcagagtcccctgtcagaaggagcttcaactcacgcctccgggagagctttgaccatgtcccgggggaggcgggggacattgagtccgagtggactgtgttccgtgcctccattgttgaggcagctgaccggtgctgtggccgcaaggtggttggtgcctgtcgtggcggcaatgcccgaacccgctggtggacaccagcggtgagggatgccgtcaagctgaagaaggagtcgtatcgggccttactggcctgtgggactcctgaggcagcagatgggtaccggcgtgccaagcggagtgcagctacggcggttgccgaggcaaagacttgggcatggagaacgactttcggacggcctcgaaaaggttctggaccaccatccggcgtctgaggagggggaagcagtgcactgtcaacgctgtgtatagtggtgatggtgtgctgctgacctcaactcgggatgttgtggatcggtggaaggaatacttcgaggacctcctcaatcccaccaacacgccttccagtgaggaagtagggcctggggacctggatatgggctctcgtatctccggggctgaagttgccgaggtagttaaaaaactcctcggtggcaaggccccgggggtggatgagatccgcccagagtcccttaaggctctggatgttgtagggctgtcgtggttgactcgactctgcaacatcgcgtggacatcgggggcagtgccgctggattggcagaccggggtggtagtccctctttttaagaagggggaccggagggtgtgttccaactatagggggatcacactcctcagcctccctggtaaggtctattcaggggtactggagaggagggtccgccggatagtcgaacctcggattcaggaggagcaatgtggttttcgtcctgggcgtggaacagtggaccagctctacaccctccgcagggtcttcgagggtgcatgggagtttgcccaaccagtccacatgtgttttgtggacttggagaaggcattcgaccttgtccctcggggggtcctgtggggggtcctccgagagtatggggtgtcgggcccgctgatacgggctgtcctctccctgtacgatcggtgccagagtttggtccgaattgctggcagtaagtcgaactcgtttccggtgagggttggcctccgccagggctgccctttgtcaccgattctgttcataatttttatggacagaatttctaggtgcagtcatggtgttgaggggatccggtttggtgacctcaggatcgcgtctctgctttttgcggatgatgtggtcctgttggcttcatcggcccgtgacctccaactatcactggatcggttcgccgccgcatgtgaagcggctgggatgagaatcagcacctccaaatccgaggccatggttctcgaccggaaaaaggtggagtgccttctccgggtaaaggaggagatcctgccccaagtggaggagtttaagtacctcggggtcttgttcacgagtgagggaagaatggagcgggagatcgacaggcggatcggtgcggcgtccacagtaatgcggactctgcaccggtccgttgtggtgaagagagagctgagccgaaaggcaaagctctcgatttaccggtcgatcttcgttcctaccctcacctatggtcatgagctttgggtaatgaccgaaagaacaagatcatggatacaagcggctgaaatgagcttcctctgtagggtggaagctctgccatccgggaggagctcggagtagagtcgctgctcctccgcgttgagaggagccagatggggtggcttgggcatctagtcaggatgccccctggacgcctccctggtgaggtgttcagggcatgtccctccggtaggagacccccggggagacccaggacacgttggagagactatgtctctcggctggcctgggaacgcctggggatccctccggatgagctggaggaggtagctggggagagggaagtctgggcttctctccttaggctgctgcccccgcgacccgacccggataagcggtagagaatggatggatggatggatggtgtacTGATTAACTTAGTATAGAGCTGTTGAATTATTCTACATCAGATaaaagaataattcagttgcaatAATCAAagtttttattctctctgtttttaaataaactcTACTTCGTACACTGTAGaaacaactaaaaaaaaggTCATATTCAGAAATGAGCAGTAAGGCAATATACAGTGATTGTTTAGggtttaaattattttctttctttgggaAGAGCTGTCCTGGGTATGCCCGCAGAATAGCACTGATAAGAAAAATACGAATAAGGAAGGTATGTGGCACCTACAATGCAATCATCAAAGCTCATAATTGACTTCATGCATCTCATGAGGAAATAACTTTTCATTCAGGATTTTATGGAAAATGAAAATCCTGAAGAAAAAGCCAGGAGACACAAGGAACAAGAGGTATAATCATTATGTGCTATGTTCTAGATGaggaaaatgatttattttcacCATCTGTGTTCTCACTTTATCTGTGTTTAAAGTTGAAGCCTCTGTATAAGGAGCTGCTGTACACCATCATTCATAAACTGGGCAACCCGTCCTCAGGTGACATTTTTACCGACAGCCAGCTTCATGAATACATCAAGGAGGTAAATAGCTCAGCTCTGCACttgcaccaccaccacaaccaaCGGAGCTGCTAACATCTCTCCTTTCATTTTCCTACTAGGCTTTTGGAATGACTGAGCAAGAACATGATGCGCTTCTCAAAAAAGTAGAAAACAGTGAGGTAGGAAAAGTTTGATGCAGTGCatgtgcatttaaaaacaaccaaTAGATCATTTTAATTGCTACTTGTTAGATAACCTGCAGTTAATCATAAATAAACCCTTTACAGCCTCCAGTGTACTGCCTGATGGCCACAGTAAAGGAAGCCAAGGGGATTCTGGGAAAAGACATTAGTGGTAAGCAGCCAAC
Coding sequences:
- the wbp2 gene encoding WW domain-binding protein 2, which codes for MSLNQNNSESGGVIINNSESVLISRENVELVLSDADSLPEAFRKSKKGSIYLTPYRVIFLAKGRDVLQSFMMPFYLIKGCEIKQPVLGANYIKGTINAEPGGGWEGSATFKIVFPAGGAIEFGQYMMQVASQASRGCPVTASFDGCPYMANGACAYPPPPANEMYPCGPPPGYSYPCPPAPDGFYTTPPPFDASAAYIPPPPYSAPLGQQPPHDPDLPSSAAAEAKAAEAAASASNATLPPTHLYLPQDKPPPYSPPEDKKNQ